One Oncorhynchus kisutch isolate 150728-3 linkage group LG13, Okis_V2, whole genome shotgun sequence DNA window includes the following coding sequences:
- the LOC109901558 gene encoding fibronectin type III and SPRY domain-containing protein 1 — protein MEDQKESLRKITTTLALKNEEITNFICCQKQSLENLEVNSSRVQEDLETEFSSLHSVLDDIKDSMVTRIKQERASRTYELQSQLSACSKALESSEELLEVANQTLCSSEADDFTQAAKDIKDSVTMAPAFRLSLKAKATDSMSHMMVDFTQEREMLQTIKFLPVPATPEILVSECQVCDNTVTVQWALPETDSKIDHYDLEHRRTNHEGPPRAREDYPWMVVEGICETEYTLTGLRFDTHYMTFRVKACNKAVAGEFSELVTLETHAFLFKLDAGSAHQNLKVEDLSVEWDSCGGKVVQDIRKDKNRTNQSPMHSPARTAMNSPKRVPSARVGRDRFTAESYTVLGDTFIDAGQQYWEVRFDKESKAFAVGLALRNLGRFDQLGKSNASWCIHLNNWLQQSLTAKHNNKARTLDCPIPDRIGVYCNYEEGALSFYNARTKTLMHTFRTKFTQPVIPAFSVWNGCFSVQTGLQVPSAVQSSQRKNSGTSSSNTSLT, from the exons ATGGAAGATCAGAAG GAATCGCTTCGTAAGATCACCACCACCCTGGCCCTGAAGAATGAGGAGATCACAAACTTCATCTGCTGTCAGAAACAGAGCCTGGAGAACCTGGAG GTTAACTCCAGCCGTGTCCAGGAGGACCTGGAGACAGAGTTCAGCTCCCTCCACTCAGTACTGGACGATATAAAGGACAGCATGGTCACCAGGATCAAACAGGAGAGGGCCAGCCGCACCTATGAGCTACAG agtcAGCTGAGTGCATGCTCCAAAGCCCTGGAGAGCTCCGAGGAGCTATTGGAGGTAGCCAATCAGACTCTCTGCTCCTCGGAAGCAGACGACTTCACTCAG GCGGCCAAAGACATTAAGGATAG TGTGACAATGGCCCCAGCCTTCCGTTTGTCGCTGAAAGCCAAAGCCACTGACAGCATGAGTCACATGATGGTGGACTTCACCCAAGAGAGGGAGATGCTGCAGACCATCAAGTTCCTCCCAG tgcCTGCAACCCCAGAGATTCTGGTGTCAGAGTGCCAGGTGTGTGACAACACGGTGACGGTACAATGGGCTCTGCCTGAGACCGACAGCAAGATAGACCACTATGACCTGGAACACCGCCGCACCAACCATGAGGGGCCGCCCCGCGCCCGAGAGGACTACCCATGGATGGTAGTGGAGGGCATCTGCGAAACCGAGTACACCCTTACAG GGCTTCGCTTCGACACACACTACATGACGTTCCGTGTGAAGGCGTGTAACAAGGCTGTGGCAGGAGAGTTCTCTGAGCTTGTAACACTGGAGACACATG CTTTCCTGTTCAAGCTGGATGCAGGCTCGGCTCATCAGAACCTGAAGGTGGAGGACCTCAGTGTGGAGTGGGACAGCTGCGGGGGGAAGGTTGTCCAGGACATCCGCAAGGACAAGAACAGAACCAACCAATCTCCCATGCACTCCCCAGCCAG GACAGCCATGAATTCACCCAAGAGAGTGCCATCTGCTCGGGTCGGCAGAGACCGATTCACGGCTGAATCCTACACTGTACTGGGAGACACTTTTATTGACGCAGGCCAGCAGTACTGGGAGGTGCGGTTCGATAAGGAGAGCAAGGCGTTCGCTGTGGGCTTGGCCCTGCGGAACCTGGGCCGCTTTGACCAGCTGGGGAAGAGCAACGCATCATGGTGCATCCACCTGAACAACTGGCTGCAGCAGAGCCTCACAGCCAAGCACAACAACAAGGCCCGCACCCTGGACTGTCCCATCCCGGACCGCATAGGGGTCTACTGCAACTACGAGGAGG GTGCACTGTCTTTCTACAATGCCAGAACCAAGACACTGATGCACACTTTTAGAACCAAGTTCACACAGCCTGTCATACCAGCCTTCTCG GTGTGGAATGGGTGTTTCTCAGTGCAGACAGGTCTGCAGGTGCCCAGTGCGGTGCAGAGCAGCCAGAGGAAGAACAGTGGTACCAGCAGCTCCAACACCAGCCTCACCTAG